ATTATGGCATGTTTATTGGTTTATGGAGCCTAAGCGTCCTCTACTCTCGATAATAAGCTTGCTCCGAAAAAACCAGTAAGCATTGCTGCATAATCCCTCCATATGAAGAGTTAAATCTTGCTATTCTGTATCCATTTCCTGCTTCGATCCAAGGTATGTCTTCTGATGGCTTTTCCACCATTCTTTTTACTTCAGTAATTGTCTCAGGAACTCGTGTCACCCACAAATAGTCATTATTTTTCAGTAGCCTCTCCTTCTTGTACAGAGCCGAATCTGCTATCCACCTGGAGGGCTTATCTAGATCTATTTAAGAACGAAAATTCTCTACGTTTTTGATGGTTTCGTGGAAAGACACTTTGTCAGAGCTATTCCCATCTAAAGGATCCATCCACAAAGGAATAGAACTCGGACCATTTACAACCAATGATAAAAAGACCTGCTTCAAATCTGGCCTGTGGTCTTTGGAAAATCCATGTGTAACCTCTATAATTTTGGGATCATCGTCTCTATGTGATTTATTCCATCCAATAAATGATTATCCAAAGCGATCCCAAAAGCTACTTCAGAAAATAATTTGCTTGCACCATACTCTGCAATATTATCGAGAGCACAGCCTAGCTCATGATCGGTACTATCTTTGGCCTTAAGACCAACTTCTAGGAGCCTTTCTATTGGCTCGGATGCAAAAAACTGATGAGCTAAATACAATGTTCTATTCGTAAAGCCCAGACCATTGATGATCATAGCCACCGCTGCTATTCCTGGACTAACTTTCCTTTGAGGGCCTGATGGCAGACGATTGTCAATCCTTTCAGCAATTTTTAAGTCCTGACAAATGGCAGCCACTAAGCCATGATGATCCATTACTGTTGTTTGAATTTCTCCTTCTGAAACCTCTACCATATCGCACCTCTTTGTTCAAAAAAGATATAATAGCACAAAAGGCTTAGCTAATTCCAAAAAAGTGCCCTAGGGAGTAGGCAGGGCACAGGACATTAAAAGAGTAATTTTAAAATCTTCTCTCGATATACAGGATCGATAGTCCTTTATTAGGGAAATTGTATTAGTAGATTTTTAAGTTTTTAGGGTGTTTGAGTACGGTTTAACGCCTATAAATCAAAAATTAGGTTAATGAATGTTCTAGTTTGTCAAAAACTAAACAAAATTTACTTAAAAATGAGATGATTTTTTTTAATATAGCTTCAATAATAAGGACTGCGGAAAATAAGGAATGGACAATTTCCAGAAAAATTCAAATTACTCTTTTAATGTCCTGTACCCTGAGGTGGAGGTATATTTTTAGCCAATTTACGCCATAAAATACCAAATAAGGAATAAGCTGTTTTTAAAATAATTGTTTGACGATCTCCTGTAATTTGCAATCTAAAAACATAAGGACTGCTCCCTTTTTCTTGCATAGCGGCCCACATAGTCCCTATCTTCTCATGAGAGCTGTCACTGGTAGGGCCTGCTATGCCTGAAATAGCCAATCCTACATCTGCTTGGCTTTTTTCTAAGGCGCCATTTAGCATGGCAAGAACGCATTCGGCACTAATGGTGCCTTTTGTTTCTAGGATTTTTTTAGGTACATCTAGTATGTGCTGTTTAAGAGCAGAAGAGTAGGTTACAAAAGAGCCTAAAAAAAATTCGGATGCCCCTTTAATAGCTGTGAGCAAACTAGCCATGGTTCCTCCCGTACAGGACTCTGCTAAAACAAGTGTTTTTTTTTCTTTGATAAACCAGTTATGAATCGCCTCTTCAATTTTACCTGTTGCTGCTGTATATAAAAAAGAATCTAGCTGGACTTTGAGCAGTTCTTCTGCATATTCCAATGAAGCTTTATTTTCACTAGACAACATAATAGTAACATGAGAATAAGAAGGATAAATACCCATTTCCAATTCCGGTAATTGAGCTTGTAACTCCCTTAAAATGGGATCAATCTGACTTTCTTTAAAGAAGCATGCATACAAATAGACCTCATGTTTATGCAAAGGAGGGTGTCTTTCTTGAAGAACAGGAAGAAATGTATTCACAAACATAGGCTGCATTTCTGCAGGCATGCCGGGAAAGCAAACCACCATCTTATCATTTGTAAGAAAAAGTAATCCGGGAGCTATTCCTACAGAATTGAGCAAAGGTTGAGCTTTATCTGGAATTGTAGCTTGGTTTTGTAGCATATCTAATTCTTTTCCAAAACGCTTCTGTAGATCAGTTATTACTAGAGCATTCACAGACAACTTACAATGAAACATTTCAGCTACGACTATTCTAGTTAAATCATCTAAAGTGGGCCCTAATCCCCCTGTAATGATTACAAGATCTGAGCGCTCATAAGCTTCTTGTAGTCCTTTCCTTAGTATTTGAAGATCATCTGAAAATGTTGTATGACGCTCCACTGTATAACCGAATTTAAACAAACGAGCGCTGATAAATGCTGCGTTTCTATTTACAATACGGCCATCCAAAAGCTCTTTGCCAATAGTAATAATTTCAATCTTCAATCCAGACATAGCACTTTAATCCCTAACTGTTGTAGTTGTGGATGCGAATGAATCCAACTCATACATTTTTTGCCTATTCGAATAGTAGCATTGATTCTCTCTTCTCCTACCAAAAAGGGAGTAGGAATAGTGAATTGTCTCACCCATTTCATTAAAAGAGCAAATAATTCCGTATTAGGAAATAAGTCTTTCTTAATAACTCGTGTGATTTCTTTTGTCTTAGGATCTTGATAAAATTGTGGATAAGAAAATTGAATCCCCCAGCTAACGGTGTTCTGGCCCAAAACCATAGGATAAAATATTTTCTCCGTAAAAGAGAATAAAAACTGATGCATTTGCATTTGAATAACTGGCAAAACTGGTTTGATTAAAAGTCGCTTTTCTGATACGGGCATTGCATAAAATACTTCTTTAGAACGCGTCATTGCACAGGAAAAACATTCTCTAAAATAACTACCTTGAACAAACTTACTTTTTTTTAATAATTGAACATACTCTAAGTAAACTTGCAGAAAATCATTTTGTGCTAAAAGAGCGCTTTGTTCTTTTACAGGTTTGCTAACTGCTACAAGATAAAAAGGATCTAGCTGCTTGAATAAATCTACGATCTCTTCTTGATCTAAAAGAACTTGTACTTTAATCCATTTGGAAACCTGAAGAAGACCTTCTTGAATAGGAGAGCTGATACGAAAAATGGTCATTTTAAAGAGCTCGCAACCGTTTTAAAGCAGGTAGTCTCTAATAGCATCATTAAAATTCCACAAAAAATAGCAGCGTCTGCGATATTGAAAACAGGATAGACATATCCCCAAAAAATAAAGCAAAACATATCGATAACATGACCGTAAATAATACAGTCGAAAACATTTCCCACAGCTCCTGCTAAGATCAGCATCAAACAGACTGTACGGTAATTACTTATCTGCTTTACATACAAATAATATCCAAGGGCTGCGATAATAAAAATCCGAATAGAGACTAATAAAAACTGGCAGTTAGCAAAAAGCCCCCACATAGCGCCTTTATTGATTACATGTGTAATTACAAATTCTATACCCAGTGCATGAAAAACCCCTATTCCTCCATAAGGAAAATAACAGAAGTTCATGGGTGTCACAAAGTAATGCACATACATTTTTAAAAGCGCATCGAATAGAAAAATAGATATTGCTAAAAGACTTAACTTCCAACTCATCTTAAAAGCCATTTACAATAATCCTTTTTCAAGCATCTCTTGAGCTTTCACAGTTGTGTTTGCATAAGGAATTGCTTCTAATCTCTTTAAGGGGATTTCCTCGCCCGTAAGATCGCAAGTCCCATAAGTTCCTTGATCAATTTTATCTAAAGCAATTTCAATCTTCTGCAAAATCTCTCGCTCATTTCCGCTTAGCTGCAGATTAATTGTTCGATTAAAATCATCGGTTCCTTCATCCGCTTGATGTTGAGAATATCCTTTAATTTCATCAGTTGCTCTTACATCTTCTATCGTATCACGAATCAGATGCGTCATTTGAGCTTTTAACTCCTCTAGACGATTTTTAAATTTAGTAATTTGTTCCTTAGTTAATACCATAAACATCCTCTTTTTATGTTTCTGTTGAGTGAATCGTATCTTTGGGGCTAACATCCTCAATGGCATCGATTAATTCATTGACATCTTTAAATCGCCGATAAACACAAGCAAATCGAATGTAGGCAATGCTATCTAGTTCTTGTAAATGTTGCATTACACTCCCCCCTAATTCTGCAGTAGTGACCTCTCTAATTTGACGCTCCATTAAATCAGAGGTAATTTTGTAAGCCAAAGTTCTTAACTGATCATGACTGATGCGCGTATGGCGACAAGCTGCATCTAAACCTTTAATAAGCTTATCCTGGCAAAAATCTTCATATCGCCCATCTCTTTTTTTCACTTGAATTGTTAAGTCTACTGTTTCAAAAGTGGTAAAACGTCGTAAACAGTACAAACATTCTCTTCTTCTACGAACAGCATTGCTCTCCGCTACATTTCGAGAATCAGTAACTTTTAATTCTTCACAAGCACAAAATGGACAATGCATATGTTATATCACGCTTAAATTTTTTATAGAGCCTAGAAAAATTTTACCTATTCTAATGCTTTTATATACATAACAAGTTTTTTTATTTTTTTACCTATTATCTAAAGCTCTATTTTATCCCAAAAACAGATTCCAATCAGCCTGTTTTTTGCGTTTTTTAAATATTTAATCCTTCTAAACATACAAATTGCTTTTAAAACAAGCTTTTATTTAGAGAATTTTATGAGACCGGAAAAATTTCTATAAATTGTTTAAACTATTCTCAATTTAATTTTAATCTTGTTTTTTAATTGTATTAAATTATATGTAAACAAGTTACGTGTAAAAAACCCTTTGTCTTTAGAAAACATACAAATTAACCTAATAAATTTAAATTTTATAATTTATAAGCAAGGAAGGATTTATGACAACAGTCAGTACAGACACACACACTGTGAGAATTTCTATACCGTATAAACCCTCTTTGATCACTTCTATTCTAGAAAACAAAAAACCCCTTCTTATAACAGCAGCTACGCTTGTAATAGGCCTTAGCATGGGAATGCCTATCGGAGGGTTCATCTACGACAGAATAACAAATGCAGGTCTTACAAGTTGTGCTTGCCCAAAAGAGCCCCTCTCATCATGGGGAATTACCTTACCAGGATAAGGTTATGCGCATGGGGAGTTAAAGAAGGGAAAAAGCTGGATGAAAAAACCCATCCAGCTTTTTTTGCAGTAAAGCATTAGACCTCTTTCAAAACCCATTTAGCTCCAGATTATAAATGCCCGCAATTAGATTGAACCGAAGACCAAACCTTTTTCGTCTATTTCTATAACGATCAGCTAAAATTTTGAATGGCTTAAGCAGACCAATAGCATTTTCATTAATTACACGTTCTTTGGAAAGGAATTGATTATTTTTTTGTCTTGTTTTGTTAAAGGATTTTTCTTGCTTCTTCTTTTAGGCATTTGGGTTTTAGCATGAAGCTTTTTAAGTCCTAGATACCCTCCATCTGTTAGAGCCTGTTTAAAATCTTTTCAAAAGTGAGGATATTCTGGAGAAAGATTTACAAAGAGTGTGCAGGAAATATTAGAATATAGTGGTTCCGATTCAATCGTATAGAAAAATATTTTGTTTTGTGTTAAGCTATTGAGTATGAAAAATATGATTCCGAAAATAAAACTGGAAGTAGCCCTCGAGGCGGTAGCAAATCAAAACTTTCACAAGACCAAACAGAGTCTCTACTAAAACACCTACAGGAAAAGACCTATCTTAAAGTCAAAGGGATCATAGCTTATGTGCATGAGCAATATGGGATAAAATATTCCCGAAGTGGCATGACAGATTGGCTCATACAGCACGGATTTGTTTATAAACGTCCTAAAAAGATTCCTGGGAAATTAGCTCCTGAAAAACAACGAATTTTCATAGAACAATATAGGGCTTTAAAGGAGACATTAAACCCTGATGAAGAGATCTATTTCATAGATGCTGTGCATCCTGAACATCAGTCCCAAGCCGTATGTGGATGGATCAAAAAAGGCGTTCAAAAGACTTTGCAGACATCCGGGAAACAATTGCGATTGCATTTTGCTGGAGCTCTTTGCCTGACAGGAATGAAGATTGTTACAGAGGAATATAAGACAGTTGATGCCGATGCAATGCTCGATTTTTTCAAGAAGCTAGAAAAACAGACAGAGGCTCGAATTATTCATGTAATTTTGGATAATGCAAGATCAAACAAAAATAAGAAACTAGAAGAGTTTCTGATGTCTTCTAGGATTAAAGTGCACTATCTCCCTCCTTATTCGCCGAATTTGAATCCTATTGAACGCTTGTGGAAGATCTTAAAGGAAAAGAAGGTATACAATCGATATTACGAAACGTCGGTGACTTTTTTTCAGGCAATTAGAGGATTCTTCTTAGAAGAGATACCGAAAATAACAGATATTTTGAAATGTAGGATAAACGACAAGTTTCAAGTCGTTGACTTAAATCCCATTAAGCTAGCCGTTTGAATCGGCACTAGTATATAGTGGTTCCGATTCAATCGTATAGAAAAATATTTTGTTTTGTGTTAAGCTATTGAGTATGAAAAAACTGATCCCTAGCCAGAGAGCTGACTTAGAACACAAGTTAAAGCATCCAAAAGACTATTCTGAACGGAATAGGCTTTGTGTAATTTTGGGCTATGATGAGGGTATCTCAACAAAAAATCTTGCTAAAACACTCCGGATAAGCCCTATCACTGTTCAGAAATACCTCAGAGAATATGATTCCGAAAATAAAACTGGAAGTAGCCCTCGAGGCGGTAGCAAATCAAAACTTTCACAAGACCAAAAAGAGTCTCTACTAAAACACCTACATGAAAAGACCTATCTTAAAGTCAAAGGGATCATAGCTTATGTGCATGAGCAATATGGGATAAAATATTCCCGAAGTGGCATGACAGATTGGCTCATACAGCACGGATTTGTTTATAAACGTCCTAAAAAGATTCCTGGGAAATTAGATCCTGAAAAACAACGAATTTTCATAGAACAATATAGGGCTTTAAAGGAGACCTTAAACCCTGATGAAGAGATCTATTTCATAGATGCTGTGCATCCTGAACATCAGTCCCAAGCCGTATGTGGATGGATCAAAAAAGGCGTTCAAAAGACTTTGCAGACATCCGGGAAACAATTGCGATTGCATTTTGCTGGAGCTCTTTGCCTGACAGGAATGAAGATTTTTACAGAGGAATATAAGACAGTTGATGCCGATGCAATGCTCGATTTTTTCAAGAAGCTAGAAAAACAGACAGAGGCTCGAATTATTCATGTAATTTTGGATAATGCAAGATCAAACAAAAATAAGAAACTAGAAGAGTTTCTGATGTCTTCTAGGATTAAAGTGCACTATCTCCCTCCTTATTCGCCGAATTTGAATCCTATTGAACGCTTGTGGAAGATCTTAAAGGAAAAGAAGGTATACAATCGATATTACGAAACGTCGGTGACTTTTTTTCAGGCAATTAGAGGATTCTTCTTAGAAGAGATACCGAAAATAACAGATATTTTGAAATGTAGGATAAACGACAAGTTTCAAGTCGTTGACTTAAATCCCATTAAGCTAGCCGTTTGAATCGGCACTAGTATATATAGTAGAAATAGCAAAAAGAAATGCACTTCATACTTTTAAAGTCATTTCTAGAAGATGGGTTGTAGAGCGTTCTTTTGCGTGGATAGAAAAATGTCGCAGGCTATGGAAAAATTGCGAAAGAAAACTACATACAAGCCTGAATATGGTGGTTCTTGCTTTTATTGCTCTAATTTTGAAAAGATTTTAAACAGGCTCTTAGAAGGTTTATTTCGGAATGAAACTTGATTTTAGAATCCTTAAATATCCTAAAATCATGTCTTCTACCTTTGGAAAAAAAGGTACAAATAATCTTTTTTGTGTCCTTGCTCATTACAAGCTGCGTCTTTAAGGTGTGCCTTTTCTTCTTCCCTGAGTAAAAATGTTTTTGTTTTTTTTAGGGCGCTCTATGGGTGTTTCTGTGGCATCTATTAAAATAACATCATATTCCATATCGCTTTTTAATAGCTCTTTACGTCCAAGCAGTGCAAATAGGGGATGTTTTATCAGGGTGTATTCTACCCATTTTATTGTTTTATAAGCTGTACTTTCACTGATATTATAGCTCTGGCTTATGTGAAAATAGGTTCTATACTCTCTTAGATACTCTAAGGTCATCAGTAACATGTCTTCTATTTTTAATTTATTGACGCGGCCTCCTCGGGCTTTTTTCTCTTTGTGACTTATCTCCAAAATCAAGCTCATTTGATCAAATGTCCTACGTTTTACTCCGGTTAATCTTCGGAATTTCTCGTTGTCTAAACTTTTTGCTTTTTCAAATTTCATCATGCCCTTACGTATTTTTAAGGGCATTATTTTATACAAGGGCTTTTTTATTTCCTAGTTTTGAAAGAGCTCTATTGATCACATCTTAAGTATTGCCTTTTCTTTGTAAAGACTTTGAGTCATTACGGAAAAATTCATTTCTCCTGTTATTTCGAAGTCTTATTTCCGGAGGTTTTTCCATAAACTGATTACCTTTTCGATCTCTTATCGCTTTCAAACGATTGCAACCACCTTTTCCCTTTCCACCTTTCTGCTTAGACATATAGGCTAAACATGCGGATGCTAATCCAAACGTTATTACAGATCCATATGTAATTTTTCTAACCGCTTCTCTTCCTTTCTCCGGAGTCCATTTTTCCTCTAGATATTTTGTAGTCTGATTTAATAAAGGATCCAAACTTATCGATTGTATATTGACAGTTGCCAGCATCTGTAGTTCTACTGTTGTTGATTTACGTGTATTTTCTGGAAGGGTCCAACGGGTCATTAGATAAGTGTGATAATCACGCTCCAAAGAATTAAGCTTTTCAAGCTCTTTTTTCAGCAGGTCTTCCTTTTCATTTTTTGTATAAATCAATATTTTATTAAGAGTTGGTTTTTGTTTAGTTAAAAGATACTCTACAAAAGAATAAGAGATCTGATAGTTTTGTCTAGTTGCTTCTATAATATCTTTTATACGAACGAGTCCCTTCTCTATTAGGGTTCTTTTAACACTTTCCGCCAAAAAATTCTTGGGAATTAATACATACGAAAGACCTTCATTCAACCAGTCAAGTCTCCCATATTTTCCAAATTTATCCATTGGATGATTCACTTTAAGACCAGCATGCAAATGAAGCAAGATATGGTTAAATTCATGCTCTAAATTCCAAAGTTCATTGTTTTTTACATAGATAGCAGCGGTTGGAATGCATAAGGGCCCCACGTAAGAACATTCGGTTACACCTCCGTTTCCTGTAGATTTTTCAAGCAAAACATAATTAAAAATCTCATATAAACGATTACTACTTGCAACATATAAATTGCATTTAATCTCTTGAGAATTGATATCTAATACGGATCCAAACTCTTTTATAAAATGAGAGTAAGTATCTTGGAGCTTGCCGTGAATCTGTTTCATTAGATCATGGTTCCAATCTACAGCAGAGGTGACATTAACCTTTATAGGTTTTATAGAGATCTCTTTTTGATAGGGATATATATCTTTAACGGTGGTTTTTTTGCAAAATGGAAATAAAGACACAAGATTTTTTTCTCTAATCGATTTGATTATTAAATAAGATAATTGTTTTACAATTCTTTCCTCTTTGGACGTTAATCCTTTAAAAAGGCTGTCAAAACCTTGTTTTAGTTTATCAACAATCTCATCTTTGAATGCGGTGTCTTTAGTGGCGTGTAGTATGTCTTCAAAAGACATCAAAGCGTTTCTGATAAAATAATATTCGCTTTTTTCTTTTGATTCTTTACATAAGTTAAAAGTTTTTTCTATTACCGCAAACAAGTCCTGTTTGACTATACACCCGTCATCTAAACATTTTTCAATAAATTGATATTTAAATAACGCATTAGCATATTTGTACACAATATTTTGTATCTCTTCGTTAGAACTCGACAGGATTTCCTTTAATTTGATTAGGTAAATTTTAGCTTGGCTAAGATCGTTAAAACCAATAAGATTTTTTAAATTGAAGGAGGATACGCCAACCCAATTTTTAAAACATAAAAACCGCATTTCAGTTGTAATGGGAGTTCTTGAGAAAAAATTACCAACCTTTTCTAAAGTACCTTTCATTATTTCCATATTTTTAGAATCAAAATGTGTACTGCACTGATATTCATAAATAACTTTGAGCGCTTTGGTCAAATCTTCCCATTGCGCTTTGGTCGAATCTTCCCTTTCTTTTTTCCCTTCGCTCTGGTGGAGCAATTCTGGCTTTAGCAGAATTTGATCGATTGTCTTTTTAGCATCGGTTAAAACCCCTGGGTAGAATTCATTTTCTCCTAACCCTTCAAGAGATTTGGGGCTATTATCTTGAGGATCGTTATGAGTACCGGCTGGGTGATCATTTATATTGACAAGCTTCATCAATTTCTCAAATCTACTAGGAGGAACTGTTGAAAGAGAACGCTTTGTACGAAAGCTGTGCTTTGAAGCTGTAAAATTTCTCATTTTAACTACTTCATCTACTTTTTCTATTGTTTGATTTTGATCAAGGAAAACCATCGACTGATTGTTATTACTGTTTGCATGAAGAAAATTCATTCCATGCATTGTACTTATATTTAAAAGAAGATTTGTAGAATTCATTTTTTTATACCTAAAGTAAAATTATTTATTAAAAAATAGTATAGATATGAACCGTAATTTCATTTAATTATAAAAATCTCTTAGTTAAGACAGAGAACTATTCAGTAATTAGCTAGAAACCTCAACAATCATTTTTTATTTTAAGCTCGATATATAAACGGCATTCATATCCCATACTATCTATAAGAGCACACTAGTCAGAACTACTTAATTGTGTAAACAGGTAAAGTATTTTCTATTAATTTAAATCTCGATTGAGATATCCATTTTCTGTCGCTAGAAGAACTTGCGTTCATTCTCTTTCAGGCTCCTAAGATAAAAACTTCTTCTACTGAAATTAGGAAATCACTCTTGATTTAATTTATTAAGGATATTATTATAATCATTATAAGATGTTTTTCTTTATAAAGGATATAATAATGACTGTATTTATGTTAACACCATGGGAAATTCAAAAACACATTGCAAAACAAGCACAAGAAAAGCGCTTATCTCTTAACTTTAGTCAGCAAACCTTATCAGACCGCTCTGGAGTCAGTTTTGGGGTGCTGAAAAAGTTTGAACAGACAGGAAAGATATCTCTTGAGTCCCTTCTTAAAATTGCACTTGTGTTAGGAACACTTGAACCTATCTTGAATTAAATTTACTGTTTTAAAGATACTTGCCGACTTAAGAAATTCATCCAATATCCCAGTAGTCCAAACATTAATAGTCCGTTCCAATATATTGCCTTTCTTTCCCAGCGCACTGTAAGACGACGGAAGCATGTCTTTAACCAAGAAATCGTTCTCTCAACGACCCAACGTTGCTTTTCAAGTTAGCAAATGCCTTTTATCTTATATCCCTTGGTGTTTCTTTTCCGAGCTATCAGAGGAAAAACCTCATGGGAAAGAACATCGATACGTGTTTGCTCTGAGTCATAACCTTTATCTGCTTCAAGTATGGGTACTTTTCCCTGATTCCATGCTTTTTTAATGAAGGGAATGACTTTCCTAAGCAGAGGGATCACTTGTTTTTTCTCATCCCCGGATGCTGATGTAAAAGTGATTGCAAGAGGCTTTCCTGATTTTTCTACCAGTAAATGCGATGTCACGCCTTTACCTTTGTAGCCATAATCAACTTGCTCTCCTCCTCCGCGTCCGCTGGAAAAAAAAACCATCTACAGAGAGTCTCTGGACATCAATACACTCCAGTTGTTCGGCAAGCTTAAGCAGCTCTTCTAAAAATTGATCTAAAAATCCAGCAGATTGCATTCTTCCAAGCCATGCGTGTGCTGTTGAGGGATGAGAAAACTCCTTGTTTCTAGGTGCATCTTTCCAAGGAGCTCCTGTCCGAAGCACCCAGAAAATAGTATTCACTACAGGTCTCCATGGCGCTAATTTTCTTCCATAATGGTTACGATTTACCCATTTTTCCATTTGAGGTTCGAGTATTTTAAACTGTTCTTCATTTAATCCTTGCTTGCTCATGTCATCTGTCTTTAGTTAAAAAATAAAAAGATCTGGTATCATAGCGAAAATTTATATTCAATTCAAGATAGGTTCTTGAAGAGTTTAAGGATTTGTTTAAACAAACAAAACTAGAGCATTTAACATCACTCGATGAGCTGCTTAAAAGCAAAAAACGTAAAAGAGGTCGAAAATGACCTTTCAAAATACATCTGTAGTCCATGTATATTTTATATGTGGACAAAAGAAGCTTTCCATGGGAA
This is a stretch of genomic DNA from Candidatus Rhabdochlamydia oedothoracis. It encodes these proteins:
- a CDS encoding DUF4277 domain-containing protein, with the translated sequence MVEVSEGEIQTTVMDHHGLVAAICQDLKIAERIDNRLPSGPQRKVSPGIAAVAMIINGLGFTNRTLYLAHQFFASEPIERLLEVGLKAKDSTDHELGCALDNIAEYGASKLFSEVAFGIALDNHLLDGINHIETMIPKL
- a CDS encoding nicotinamide-nucleotide amidohydrolase family protein: MSGLKIEIITIGKELLDGRIVNRNAAFISARLFKFGYTVERHTTFSDDLQILRKGLQEAYERSDLVIITGGLGPTLDDLTRIVVAEMFHCKLSVNALVITDLQKRFGKELDMLQNQATIPDKAQPLLNSVGIAPGLLFLTNDKMVVCFPGMPAEMQPMFVNTFLPVLQERHPPLHKHEVYLYACFFKESQIDPILRELQAQLPELEMGIYPSYSHVTIMLSSENKASLEYAEELLKVQLDSFLYTAATGKIEEAIHNWFIKEKKTLVLAESCTGGTMASLLTAIKGASEFFLGSFVTYSSALKQHILDVPKKILETKGTISAECVLAMLNGALEKSQADVGLAISGIAGPTSDSSHEKIGTMWAAMQEKGSSPYVFRLQITGDRQTIILKTAYSLFGILWRKLAKNIPPPQGTGH
- the lspA gene encoding signal peptidase II, with amino-acid sequence MAFKMSWKLSLLAISIFLFDALLKMYVHYFVTPMNFCYFPYGGIGVFHALGIEFVITHVINKGAMWGLFANCQFLLVSIRIFIIAALGYYLYVKQISNYRTVCLMLILAGAVGNVFDCIIYGHVIDMFCFIFWGYVYPVFNIADAAIFCGILMMLLETTCFKTVASSLK
- a CDS encoding TraR/DksA family transcriptional regulator codes for the protein MVLTKEQITKFKNRLEELKAQMTHLIRDTIEDVRATDEIKGYSQHQADEGTDDFNRTINLQLSGNEREILQKIEIALDKIDQGTYGTCDLTGEEIPLKRLEAIPYANTTVKAQEMLEKGLL
- the nrdR gene encoding transcriptional regulator NrdR, with protein sequence MHCPFCACEELKVTDSRNVAESNAVRRRRECLYCLRRFTTFETVDLTIQVKKRDGRYEDFCQDKLIKGLDAACRHTRISHDQLRTLAYKITSDLMERQIREVTTAELGGSVMQHLQELDSIAYIRFACVYRRFKDVNELIDAIEDVSPKDTIHSTET
- a CDS encoding IS630 family transposase, translating into MEYEKYDSENKTGSSPRGGSKSKLSQDQTESLLKHLQEKTYLKVKGIIAYVHEQYGIKYSRSGMTDWLIQHGFVYKRPKKIPGKLAPEKQRIFIEQYRALKETLNPDEEIYFIDAVHPEHQSQAVCGWIKKGVQKTLQTSGKQLRLHFAGALCLTGMKIVTEEYKTVDADAMLDFFKKLEKQTEARIIHVILDNARSNKNKKLEEFLMSSRIKVHYLPPYSPNLNPIERLWKILKEKKVYNRYYETSVTFFQAIRGFFLEEIPKITDILKCRINDKFQVVDLNPIKLAV
- a CDS encoding IS630 family transposase, with the translated sequence MKKLIPSQRADLEHKLKHPKDYSERNRLCVILGYDEGISTKNLAKTLRISPITVQKYLREYDSENKTGSSPRGGSKSKLSQDQKESLLKHLHEKTYLKVKGIIAYVHEQYGIKYSRSGMTDWLIQHGFVYKRPKKIPGKLDPEKQRIFIEQYRALKETLNPDEEIYFIDAVHPEHQSQAVCGWIKKGVQKTLQTSGKQLRLHFAGALCLTGMKIFTEEYKTVDADAMLDFFKKLEKQTEARIIHVILDNARSNKNKKLEEFLMSSRIKVHYLPPYSPNLNPIERLWKILKEKKVYNRYYETSVTFFQAIRGFFLEEIPKITDILKCRINDKFQVVDLNPIKLAV
- a CDS encoding collagenase — translated: MNSTNLLLNISTMHGMNFLHANSNNNQSMVFLDQNQTIEKVDEVVKMRNFTASKHSFRTKRSLSTVPPSRFEKLMKLVNINDHPAGTHNDPQDNSPKSLEGLGENEFYPGVLTDAKKTIDQILLKPELLHQSEGKKEREDSTKAQWEDLTKALKVIYEYQCSTHFDSKNMEIMKGTLEKVGNFFSRTPITTEMRFLCFKNWVGVSSFNLKNLIGFNDLSQAKIYLIKLKEILSSSNEEIQNIVYKYANALFKYQFIEKCLDDGCIVKQDLFAVIEKTFNLCKESKEKSEYYFIRNALMSFEDILHATKDTAFKDEIVDKLKQGFDSLFKGLTSKEERIVKQLSYLIIKSIREKNLVSLFPFCKKTTVKDIYPYQKEISIKPIKVNVTSAVDWNHDLMKQIHGKLQDTYSHFIKEFGSVLDINSQEIKCNLYVASSNRLYEIFNYVLLEKSTGNGGVTECSYVGPLCIPTAAIYVKNNELWNLEHEFNHILLHLHAGLKVNHPMDKFGKYGRLDWLNEGLSYVLIPKNFLAESVKRTLIEKGLVRIKDIIEATRQNYQISYSFVEYLLTKQKPTLNKILIYTKNEKEDLLKKELEKLNSLERDYHTYLMTRWTLPENTRKSTTVELQMLATVNIQSISLDPLLNQTTKYLEEKWTPEKGREAVRKITYGSVITFGLASACLAYMSKQKGGKGKGGCNRLKAIRDRKGNQFMEKPPEIRLRNNRRNEFFRNDSKSLQRKGNT
- a CDS encoding helix-turn-helix domain-containing protein — encoded protein: MTVFMLTPWEIQKHIAKQAQEKRLSLNFSQQTLSDRSGVSFGVLKKFEQTGKISLESLLKIALVLGTLEPILN
- a CDS encoding transposase; translated protein: MVFFSSGRGGGEQVDYGYKGKGVTSHLLVEKSGKPLAITFTSASGDEKKQVIPLLRKVIPFIKKAWNQGKVPILEADKGYDSEQTRIDVLSHEVFPLIARKRNTKGYKIKGIC
- a CDS encoding transposase, with amino-acid sequence MSKQGLNEEQFKILEPQMEKWVNRNHYGRKLAPWRPVVNTIFWVLRTGAPWKDAPRNKEFSHPSTAHAWLGRMQSAGFLDQFLEELLKLAEQLECIDVQRLSVDGFFFQRTRRRRAS